Genomic window (Cryptococcus neoformans var. grubii H99 chromosome 9, complete sequence):
GGTGGAAATTGATGTTCTGCCAAAATGCCAGATGCCTTGACTGGGAAACCTTTTGTTAATAAAGGTACCTTTGTTCAATAATATCTTCCACCAGGAATTGAGGGTAATCTGGGAGCCAACCACGGGAGAAGAATCCTTTCAGGTCCAACGGTCCCCCACTTTGAGATTTGAGACTATGACGAGGGAAAAGATGTGCAGATCCGGTTTTGTGTAAAATTGATGGAAATGCCTCTGTTTCGGATCACTGGCTGTGTGGTGGGTGCAGCTATGGGACACGACCCGCTTGACCAGCCAAATCCGTCAGCCTTGTTCTCAACTACTAATGTATCTTCAATCTACTAATAATGATATACAACGCAAACTCACCTTTATCGATCTTTGAAACAATAGATGGGCAGTCACAATGTAATAGTGGCCAAGATGGATACACGTGGAGATAGTAGAGGTTGAGTAATTGGATGGGCAAATGAGAGATTTGCTAAGCCTTACTCCGGGAGTTATGTATATTAATTCCTTTCTGGGATTTCAGACTAAGATTACGGGGGTTATGGTTCGCACTTATCACCAGTCAACGCAAGATATAAGGAAGGATATATGATAATTAATAGGTAATAGGAGCTCGAAGCCGTACCGATCCGAGTCTCTATTATTAATTGGCCTTTTTTTGGTTATACCGATCGCAGCGTTTCCACGTATAAATCTGTGAAgtatgatgatggcaaTTTATCTACGGGAAAACGTACGCAGGAGACCGAAGCCAGGACGCAGACAAGTAAGCGCCAGAGACCAGACGCACCGAAGACCCTACTGACATGTAGGGTTCTGAGACTTGGGAATTGTACTGACAGATGAGATGAGACTTGGGACGTATCGAAATCTTAGGACTGACGCAACGGTCAGCCAATATGGGTCACACACCTGTCATCGCAGCGGTAACCAGCAATACATCAAAAGCATCGTGTAAACAAGGAGAGTACAGGCCGCTCTGATGAAAggcggagggagaagaaatgaaTTGGATAAAAGAACCCCTGGGATAAAAAAGAAGCTCGACGTCAAAACGTCATGGCCTGTGCTTTGCCGGTCCCGTTTTGTGCACAGCTAACATCGCGAGCGATCATAGTGATGAGCCTAACGGCGGATCGTGCCTGGGCGGATGCCGGATGTAGTCGGCCCCTTCCCGGATTCTGGGTTTTGACCAATCCCCGGTCAACGGACGCGCAGCAggcttcttccctcttttcttccgaTCATGATTTTTAAGTGCAACAGGAGAGCGCCGCAGCatatgatgatgttgatcTTCTGCTGATTCATGTAGCTTGCCGAAGTATATCACACTGTATTAGCCCTCAAGCCACAGTCCGGCAGATAGATCCTAATTACAGCCACGGCTGGTATTGTCCCCTTTACTTCCTCCCCCAACTCAACCTATACTTGCCCGACGAAAAATCTAGTTCAACATCCACTACTTCTATCATCGTATCGTCTTGAATCTGACACCGCACACCATAATTTTTTTCAAACAGATGATGTTTTGTGGGCTGAGTTTTCTGTCTTCCGTTCCTGCCTTGAAGCTGTGAGATGTCCTCATTTCCTGCTGTCTATTTCTTCCTAACTGgcgattttttttccttcttcccattttCCTTGGAACTATGGCCCATTGCACTCGAGATAGACCTCTTTTTGTTGGGTATGGGCGTGCGGAGGGAACCCAGCAGATAGAACATCATAGTGCATCTGGAACAATGGCCATAATGGTGGTCTTTCATGTCTTCCCAGCTGGCAGCACGGCATGCGCGATGTTTATGAATGAACAATCCTTAATTGATCGACCACATAGGGGGCCTCTCTCTTCTATTAACGCACTACTATTGTACTCCTTGTATCTTCTCATTCGAGCATAGGACCCTTGGATTACTTCAGCAGACCCCTCGAACGATTTCTATTGAATGTAATGTGCAATTTTTATATACAGGAAACTTGCGGCGAATCAAGCAAGAGAATATCATCGCCAACAGTGCGGCAGCCAGCAGACAGCAGTTCGCAGGTAGCCACTGCAGTCATTATATACTGCTACTGCTGGGGGCTGCGCTGTCGCTTCCCTGCCTGCAAGAATGTAGAATCAAAGACCGATCATCGTGCTGTTGTGTCTTCAGCCTGTGGTTTACAAGCTTGATACAGTGCGCGACACTCACTTTCCATAGAAGCGGAATTTTTTTCTCCATAAAAACAGATACTTGTCCCTGAGATCCTCTCCTCGAGAAGACGCGGAAAATGAGGGTTTTGGCAAGAAACAGAACCCCTTCCTGCACGGCGGATTTTTAGGTCTTTCAGGGCCTTTTAACATACGAGTAAGGGGCGACCTAGGGAGACCCGTCGAGGGCTTGTGTCGTGTCTAAGGGCGATCATAtagaaaaagggaaataGCCGTTGGTACGTAGCTGGACTCGGGCGGTGAAGGCCTTtttgccttctttctgATTTGGCCCAGAATTTTTCATCGACAACGGCGCTGGACTCCTCCGTCCGCCAAAAGCTTTATTTTGAGCAGTGTCTGGGGAATTTGGGTAACAACTTCCGAACGGTGGATTTTCTACTGGGAAATGGGCGTCGTCGTGTACTTTTGTATGGATTATATGTTTACGTAGTAGTGCTAGAAAAATACCTAAAACAGAAGGAGTCCATTTTGCGTCCGTAATGGTGGAACAAaatgggaaaaagaagatgtgaGAAGGCTGGACGGGCGATTATTTTTAGGAAGAAGTAGACTGGAAGTTGCAAAATGGGAAAGTCGTAAGATCCGTCCAGATCCCCCAGTTATGACGGATGACGGATAAACTTCAGCGATTGAGAACCGACTGGAAATTTGGGTGAAATTGACGTCGGTCGCCGGAGACAGAAGAGCGTCGAACGAAATCGAAGGGCATATAAATATGGCTTATAGGGTACGTGAGTAATACCCACGTTTTATGGTTCATCTCTGACTACCAATTGAACATGCAAAATGATATCAAAAAAGCGAAAGATGATCAACTGCAACAAGGCAGCGACGCTTGTGAATGAGACTTACAACCGACGACGACTGACGATTGACGATTGACGATTGACGGTTGACAGTTGACAAATTGGTTGCAATCCGTCGGCGTCGTGCTTGATGTGCCTTGGAGATCGGCAGTCGGTAAAATGGTGATTGACGATGAAATTCGCGGCCGCCGGGCGTCGGACCAAGAAAATTTCTTAAGTTGTTGCACTATTCGATCACAAGAAGCTAATTATGGGACAGTCTTGTCCACGCGCCTGATTTTCAGGTTTTTTGTCCTAATCATATCGATCTATGGGTTTGAGGGCTGCAGAAGGCAAGGGCGCAAAATTCTAAACAAAGCTGGAAAAAACTACTCACACAGAATGTGATTGCTGCAGATGCGTTATGGTCTGCCATCTGGCGTCCGACTATCAGCTATCCATCATGTTGGCTACTTTCCAGCCCTTCTTACATATTTGCCTGAGGTACATACTGTGTCACGAGCCTGCACGAAGTAGAAGAAATAAGAgatcataggagggagttacgtaataaaGGAAAGCAAGATTATTTCAGGtaaggtccagctggacctccgagaaaagaactggacCTCCAACTGGACTcccagctggaccttcttatctgaaGTGCgtcttgccttcctctgTTCCGTAATTTCTTCCTATGATCTCTTCTACTTCATGCAGGCGCGTGATGGCACATATGCTGTCTAAGATTTGGTGGTGGGACCTGGAAGCCGCGATGCAGATCGCATGAGATCAACAGCGAAAGTCACTCACCACCACGCGTGCATTGTGTCTGCGAGAGGGTGGACACAGAAAATTGGAAGAACGCATATTTATATACTGTTTGGTCAGAGTAACCAATCTGGTATGCATTCAATTTATTATTACCTGCGTCGAACGGAGCTTTTCGATTAAAGAAGTTAAGATGTTTCGAGACTGTACTTAATTTAATAGATCTTGTGATTATCCTGCGTAATCGCAACTCCTCTGAATGGTAGATTTGCGGAATCATCCTGTTTGGACATTGGGCAGCAAGGCTTTGGACATTAGCTGAATTTTTTTCTTATGCGCAGATAGCAAATTATAATTCGTGATACTTTTGTTACGTATCATTTAGGGAAGTTTCTCTAGTTTTGGGACGGAAGTAACATGAAACATAAACGAaaggttggagaagaggctaATTATGATGCTCACACAGTGTTGTGGTATTAACTTCAGGGAAGCTCTACTCGGAACAAGAAGTGCAGTAAATATCTGCTCTGATCTGAGATTGTTGGCCGGCGGTGGCATGTGTTCGGTTGTGACTGATGACTGAGGCACCACCAGTCGTAATAAGTTCTCACACGCGTCCTGATTTTTCGGAATCTGCTATTATGTTGTGTACTTATGAAGCCGGACGTAGAAGATGAGATAGATAGACTGCAaccctcttcatcgatgATTGGCAGCAGTTACATAAGATGATTTTAAAGCAGGATATATACAAGTCACTAGGACAAATCGACTTCTGTCATAAGGTTTGCGGACAGAATATAGCCTACAGCTCGAGGAACGGACAGTGGAGATTCTGTATGAAGTAAAGTACTTAGTAAAGTACTTATACACCACTCCTTACAAACCCCTATAAAGCCATTGACATGTAAAGTCGAAGTACGTAGCACGGATCATATTCTGGGTCTAAATATGAGGCCTTCTGGGTGAGTGCATCTTCCAGAGTTATACAAATTATGCTCTATGAATACAATGTTACAAACGTTTCTTTGTGAACCTGCTTCGACGTTAATCTCTTGATCGCTTGAACGCCCTATAGTTCTCCAACTCATCACTCCCCCCAGAAACATTTCTGGTGAGATTACTAAAATCAATCATTAGTCAGCTGAAACTCCCGAATCCATTTTGAGAGATCCAGAGGCGCACCCACTTCCTCCCTGAAAATGCTCCTCCTAGATTGCCAACATGTGCCAAAGTCTGAAGAATATTTTGTCCCGCTTTCCCAGCAAATGTCGCGCCAGCACCCGTAGCAGATCCAGCCTGCTCCTCATAGCCTCTACCATGGGGGCTCCATTGTTGAGCATCAAATTCAACGCCAGGTTCAGTCCCTCGTTTTGCACTCTTATCGATCTTTTCGTTGCGTAGCTCGTTGGCTACAGTCTCGTAGACTTCGTCTCGGTGGAGTCGGTATCCTGCAAGTTTGGAAGCTTCATTGACAGCTTCTTGGCGAAGATGTGTTATTTCAGTGTCGAGCGCGCCGAGGAGGGTTTGAGCTGTTTGACACCTTCGACAAATATATATCAGCTGTGCTGATAAAGATAGAGTTTATCCCAAATTACCAGTTTTCAAGGCTCTTTTGAATAATAACAAGGTCTTCCCCTCTCACATCTCTTCCGGCCACCCAGTCGACGTGGAATACTTTTTTATCATGGTGCAGTTTACCAGTCAGTAATCCGGCATAGATCGTATCAATGACGATATCTTCGGCCTGTCGTAATGTTTTGAGTTGAAGAGTTTGAGTGATATCTTGATACCGAAGGGACTTGGTGCAAGTTAGCCAAATGTCAAGAATGTCACGCGTCTGCTTCAGAGACTTACACGATGTTGTGAGGCGAGAGAAATAAGGGTAAGTTGTCTCAGTTTGTTAATGTGGGCCTCCTTCAATAAGGGGAGAATTGCCTTGTTCTCTACAGCATTAGTTAGCAACGAGTTTGTTCATACGTGCTTCGCCCATTTACCCTCGTAATCTTGCAAAGTTCCATATGCGAATAGTTGCAATAGTTGGAAGTGCCCACCGAACGACGCATCAGAGCTTAACTACACCCGAATACGTCAACAGGTCGATCGATCCAATTAAACTCAGTAGGAAACTCACTTCTTGAATATTGGGCATATCAAGTAGTTCAGAGAAAACATAGACACCAGGCTACAATGTGATCAGTATCAGAAGAGTCCGGTCAGGACTTGTACTAGCATACTTACAGCTGCTGTAACATCCAAGATAATCTTAGCCGCTGCGGCGCCCTTCGTAGAGCGAGCCAGGATGAGGAACGGTTCCAAACTTGCCGCTTGGTCTGCCATATTGTCGATATTATTTCTGAGGCTGGCCCTCACGTGCTGTGATTCTAATTTGACTTATTTATGCAATGGCTCTACTTTACCAGCCAGCTTCCGTTCGTTGACGCTTCGAATTCATTGACGCCAGGCTCAAGCAAGGCGCCCAGGACGGACATGTCATACTCTCCGTGCCTCCACCCTTCTCCGCCACATTAATGGAAATTCGGAGATAACTTCTAAACCTCATTTCCATGTCCTTAATCCGCCCCTCCCTCTGAGGGATTCTatcattcttcctcccacaTAACTCCTCCACTTCGCTTGTCCACCCACAGACAATGGACAACAACCATCAGCCGCTGCACCTCGCTGCAGCCGTGAACGACATATCATTCATACATCCAGCACTTGACGACCCACAGAACTTCTTTGGATCACCAGAACTCGATCAAGGGCCTTCCGAGGATACTCGGCGCAATCCGGAAGAGCCTACACAAGAGGAAATAGATGCTGTAATTGAACAGTCGTTACTCAAGGCAGAAGCACAGAGCAAgtcagaggaagaacacGCTGGAGCCGAAATTGGTAGAACACAAGATGTACAGAACCCCGATGGGTCTACTCCGCAGCTTTCTAGCCATGGGATCCACGATCAGAACGCTGAGTTTATTGACCAAATCGATCAAGTGGCAGGGTCATCCTCGGTTGATCATCTTGACGCAGGCGGACCCGGTACTTCTGAACAAAACCCCATACATAACCCTCCGGTCTGTCCAGCACCATTTATTCGTCCAAATAGGCACGATGGCATTACTCCGAGTCCCATCTACTACGTCTTCGCCGACAGGACAACATTTAATGCTTGGCTAGAAGGAGAGTCCAGCTGGTGTCATTTCGTCCAAAGAAGGTCCACGACACCGGATAAGAGGTCGGCAGAGAGGTTACAGACCAGGATTGCAAAACATAACAAAAAGCTCGAAGGTAAATCTAAGTAAATTCTTTCCTGACCCAGGCTGACAACCGATAAGCGATGACTCCCGAGGAACGAGCTCTTGCTCTGCCTCTCAAAACTCGACGCCGTAATCGTGTATCGCCAGTAGCCGAAAAGGTAACATATACCTGTCACCACGCTGGTCATTACTCTTCGCAGCACTCTGTTGAGCTACCGAAAGAGAAGCTCCGTATGAATACCAAAAAGAGTGTCAAGTGCGCTTGTCCGAGTAGGATCGTCCTGAGTGAGATGCAGACAGGAGAATGTAGGGTCTGTTACCACTGGAAGCATGAAGGTCATGGTAAGTGGTACAGATTTGTGCCTTGAACCCGGTTAGGAACTGATCCAATCCTATGCAGATCCATATAACGAGACCGACAAGGATGGCGGCAGAATGAACAAGGCCATTGATGAGTGGATGGTTTCCCAAATCGCAGCGGGCAGAACCCCGGACGAGATACGTCGCGCCCTGGATAtcgatgaggaggagaagaaagctgTGCGTTACTCAGTTTTACCTCACTCTGTCTTTACGAATTGCGCTCATCCGTGTATCCAGTACCTTGACAAGGTTGCAGCCGATCCTTCCCAACTCAACCCTAATCTTCCCCCACCCATCGCTCTTGTTCGTGCAAGCAAATTCAAATACTCTGAAATCTACAATCGCTACCGTAAACTCAAAGGTCCCATCAAGGACAGCCGACCTCACAAGAGCGATTCTTCCAGGTCAAGAGGTGAAAGTAGCAGAAAGGGCAAGCGAAAAGCGTCCGAAACAGAGGGCGATGAAATGGATGGTGATCAAGATagtaagaagaagagaagaggcagaCCAAGGAAGGTTAcggaagggcaagaggaCGGCGTTGAGGGTGCGGAGCAAATGCACGTACAGGAACAAGGATCTGTACAACATCATCTGTCTGACACAGATATATTTATCGATCCTGAGCTACAACGCTCCATGGCTGGTCCGTCCAACACTGCAGATATAAACGTTCATCTTGTCGATTCTTCCACCGGTCACCAAATGGAAATGCTCCCAGATCACCAGGATCAGAGTATCCACACTGACTCTTTTCATCACCAGCCACACGGCCAGCCACCCCCTACATCCAACCCTGACAACCCACTCCCGCCTCAAACACAATCTGAGCACGAACATGGCACTTCCCATACTATCGATTTGTCTGGTCTATCTGGTTTGTCGGGTTCagcggaggaaggaggcgaCCATGTCGATACCGACTTTGCGTCACTGGCTGCCACGCATGAGAGTCTCGCAAGAGCGTTGTTGACTTTACCAGGAGGCAGCGGAttgagagatgaagaaatcgCGGGGATGAGTTTGGAGGAAGCGATGAGAAGATTAGCGGGAGAAGTACAAAACGCACACGGGGATGGCGATCTGAATATGGCTTTGTAGACTATTTTGTACACTTGACTTAACTTATGCGCCTTTTATTAGTACCATGTATAACGTCCGTTTCGGTATTGCAACCAAATATATACCGAGATTCATTAACTCCTCTAAATCAAAACTGCTGCTTAACACACCCTCTTTAAGCCTTAGCCTCCTTGGCAGCCTCAGTTGCGGTAACACTGGGAGCAACAGCCTCAACAGAGTTGGCAACGACAGGTCGCATAgcggggaaaagaaggacttCCTTGATATTGGAGCAGTCGGTGAGGAACATGACAAGTCGGTCGATACCGAGACCCCAGCCACCTGTAGGAGGGAGACCGTACTCGAGACTATTCAAAATTAGCAACAATACAGATTTGGAC
Coding sequences:
- a CDS encoding COP9 signalosome complex subunit 7, variant yields the protein MADQAASLEPFLILARSTKGAAAAKIILDVTAAPGVYVFSELLDMPNIQELSSDASFGGHFQLLQLFAYGTLQDYEENKAILPLLKEAHINKLRQLTLISLASQHRSLRYQDITQTLQLKTLRQAEDIVIDTIYAGLLTGKLHHDKKVFHVDWVAGRDVRGEDLVIIQKSLENWCQTAQTLLGALDTEITHLRQEAVNEASKLAGYRLHRDEVYETVANELRNEKIDKSAKRGTEPGVEFDAQQWSPHGRGYEEQAGSATGAGATFAGKAGQNILQTLAHVGNLGGAFSGRKW
- a CDS encoding COP9 signalosome complex subunit 7, which codes for MADQAASLEPFLILARSTKGAAAAKIILDVTAAPGVYVFSELLDMPNIQELSSDASFGGHFQLLQLFAYGTLQDYEENKAILPLLKEAHINKLRQLTLISLASQHRSLRYQDITQTLQLKTLRQAEDIVIDTIYAGLLTGKLHHDKKVFHVDWVAGRDVRGEDLVIIQKSLENWCQTAQTLLGALDTEITHLRQEAVNEASKLAGYRLHRDEVYETVANELRNEKIDKSAKRGTEPGVEFDAQQWSPHGRGYEEQAGSATGAGATFAGKAGQNILQTLAHVGNLGGAFSGRNNLTRNVSGGSDELENYRAFKRSRD